The DNA window TTTTTTTATTTTTCGGAGTTCCGGATGGAATCAAAGAGTCCAAACCTTTTCCCAGACCACCTTTTTTTACTGCCATTCTTCATCCCCCCTGTGTATTACTTCTTCCGCCAGCAGCTGATAACTTTCTGCTCCTGTCGATCTCGCATCATAATAATTGATCGGAAGTCCATGGCTCGGTGCTTCTGCCAGACGTACATTTCTTGGAATGATGGTTTTATAGATTGTCTGATTCAGATTATTCTTTACATTTTCCACCACCTGTAAAGAGAGATTTGTTCTTGCATCATACATGGTAAATACAACGCCTTCCATCTCCAGATCCTGATTCAGTCGTTCCTGTACCAGTTCGATCGTGTGCATCAGCTGTGAAAGTCCTTCCAGCGCATAATATTCACACTGGATTGGTACCAGAACAGTATTGGCTGTCGTCATCGCATTGATTGTCAGCATATTCAGTGACGGCGGGCAGTCGATAATAATAAAATCAAACTGATCCCGGATCTTACTGATTTTATTCTGTAAAATATACTCTTTGTCCTCGATACTGATCAGTTCAATCTCTGCGCCTGCCAGATTGACATTCGAAGGAATCAGAGATACTCCTTCAAATTCCAGTTTTTGCAGGCAATCCTCTACTTCACATTCTCCCAGCAGTAATTCATAAACCGTATTTTCTGTTTCATCCTTATCCACACCCAGACCACTGGTGGTATTTCCCTGGGGATCCAGATCTATTGTTAAAACTTTCTGTCCCATAGCACCCAGACAGGAGGATAAATTAATCGCTGTCGTAGATTTTCCTACGCCGCCTTTCTGATTTGCAATCGCTATTGCTCTTCCCATAACTGTACTCCTTCCAGTTTCATTTTCATCTGTATTTTTCACTTTCAATTTACAACTTTTCCCTGTTTTCATTTGTTTCTTTGAAAATTTAGGATATTCTATACTTTTTCATATATCCCTGAGTTGCTGGTTCTATTATAGCACCTGATTTCCCATAATTCCATATAAAACGTTTCACGTGAAACATTTTTTCTCTTTACATAGAAAAGTTGCTTTTCTGATTTTTGTTTTGGTAGAATTATTTTTATTCCCGGTAAAATCATTTATATTTGATACTCACATATAATGCTGAGATGTTTCACGTGAAACATCTCAATTAGTCTTTTAATGTTTATCTCATTGTCTTATCTATTTTTGAAAATGTTTCACGTGAAACATTTATATTTTATTTTAAAAATCAAAATATTACTTTTCCATTTCAAAGCATATCATTAAATTCCTTATATTTTTCTTCTGTTTTTATTACTCATATTTATATTTCACTGTGTGATTTGTAAATTTCACTTACTGTCACAATAATTATCATATTAAGCACTTACGCAATTAAATGTTTCACGTGAAACATTCGCTCATTTTTCATCTCATATTTTCATTTATTTTCCAACCTTTTCACCATTCCGTTCCTTTTCTTATTTTTATATTATCCCTTTTATTTTCTCTTTTTACAAATGATTCACGTGAAACATTTGGCATTTTCTGTTCACGCTATTATAATAAGTAGCTATGCTATTACTATCCACCATTTTAGCTTTATTATTTTTGTTCTCCCTTGTTTTTGGAGAATGTTTCACGTGAAACATTCTCCTCTCCCACCTTCAAAATCCATGCAAAAAATGTTTGTAACTTCCCCCCGGATGACTTATAATAGATGTAACAATTGCCATTCAAACAAGGAGGTAATCTATCATGAAGAAAAATGTTCAGCGTTTATTAACGATCAGCATCCTTACTTCTATGACCGGTGCTGGTATTTTTGCTGTAAATAAACTGATCAACGCTTCTGCTGTAATCCGCAATGCGTTGCACAATAAATCTCAGTATTTCTATGACTGGAAATTTGGGCGTATCCATTACACGATCGAAGGCTCCGGCTCTCCACTGCTACTTTTACACGATCTTTCCCCTGTAAGCAATTCCGCCGAGTGGAAATCCCTGAAAAAGCATCTTGCGAAAGATCATACGGTCTATTGTATGGATCTTCTGGGCTGCGGATGTTCCGATCGTCCGAAAATCACTTACACAAACTTTTTATATGTCCAGCTGATCACCGATTTTATCAAATCCGTAATCAAGCAGCCAACCGATGTGATCACCAGCGGATTATCCGGTTCTTTTGTTGTTATGGCATGTAAAAACGATACTTCTATCATCCGCCGGATCATGATGATCAATCCGGAAGATCTTGCCGTATTGAATCAGATTCCGGACAGGCGCTCCAAAGCATCCAAATTTTTGCTTGAACTTCCTCTGATCGGTACTCTGGTTTACAATATTCTGAATTCCCGTCCGAATATTGACCTTGCCTTTACCGAAAAGTATCTGCATAACCCATTCCATGTAGATACCGAACTGGAAGATCTTTACTACGAATCCGCACACCTGGAAAACGGCGCCGGAAAATACCTGCTGGCAAGCATTACCGGAAAATATATCTACTGCAACATTACGCGGGCATTAAAAACCATCGACAACAGCATCTATATCCTGCAGGGTGATTCCGAGCCTCGCGCGAGAGAAAGTGTTGCATTATATACTTCTATAAACCCCGCGATCGAATCCGAGATTATAAAAAATGCAAAACACCTGCCACAAATAGAATCTCCGGAGCAGGTACTGGAAGCAGTCAATATCTTTTTTGCTTCATAAATAAAACTAGAGCGTGTTTGAAAAAGGCTTTCTGCAAGATGTGCGTCACAGTTTGTGGGAGATTTTTCCTGAATGAGGGCGGCGTAGCGGGCTACGTCAACCGAATGAAGGTAAAATATGCCGCAAAGTGGGGCGTGCAGATTGCAGGAATGATTTTTCAAACACGCTCTAACATTGCACATGGTAGAAAAGAGGTATCACATCTGAAAATATGGTATCTCTTTTTTTCGTTATTCACAAAATTTTATTCTGATCAACACTTCAACATTTCTTCTCTTCTTCCATTATGTTCTTCTACTATGCCCGACCTTTTTTCATCCTTTACATTTTTTTCTCTGTTCATAATAGTTATTCCTCTTCCACTTCTTCTACCCTCCCCAGCCATTTTCTTTCACTTCCTGTTTTCCCTTTAAAATCAGCATTTTTCCCCCTTTTTCCGCTGTTCTTTTGTTGACATCATTATTGCGTTATTATATTATAATAGGTACAGCACTTTTTGTTGTTTTTTGTGGAAGTTCGTCGCATCATGGCATAGATACATATGTTTTTACATTCGACTGATATCTATTTTACTGATTATTTATATCTTTTACACATACGATTTCCATATAAAACGGTGCCCCGACAGACGGTATCAAGAATGTATCTGCCTTTCTTAAACGATCTGAAAACTTTACCCGCTAACCCAACACAGGATTTTTTCCTGTGCACAATTTCATTATGCTTACATCTGCAAATACAAAAGGAGTTTTATGGTTTTTTCAAGCTTATTTTTTGTTTTTTTCTTTCTGGCATTAAATCTGATCGCCTATCATTTTGCTGATGGTATTAAGCGGAAAAATATGGTTCTCCTCGGTTTTTCTCTTGTATTTTACGCCTGGGGCGGGCCAAAATATCTTCTGCTTCTGCTCAGCATGGTCTTCGCATCCTGGATTTTTGCTTTGCTGATTGATCAGTACCGTGAATCCGGACGAAGTAAACTCTTTCTGATCTGTGACTGTGTATTTATGTTAGGTCTGCTTTGTATTTTCAAATACCTGACCTTCTTTTCATCCATCACGAACACGATTTTTCATTTTCCGAAAGAGATCCCGCAGATTGCTCTGCCGATCGGTATTTCTTTCTACACTTTCCAGCTTCTCTCTTACGTCATTGACGTATACCGCGAGGAAGTGGAGCCGCAGCGCAAATTTGTAAATCTGCTGCTGTATGCTTCTCTGTTTCATCAGTGTATCGCCGGACCGATCGTCCGTTATCAGCTGGTAGCCGATGAAATTGAAAACCGTAAAGTGAAAATGGATGAGTTATACAAGGGTATCAAGCGTTTTACCATCGGTCTTGCCAAAAAAGCAATTCTGGCAAACGGTTGTGCAACGGTTGCAGATACTCTGGTTCCTACACTTGCAAGTGACATTGCCGAGATTCCGGCAGCCGGTCTGTGGATTGGTATGTTGTTCTATGCATTGCAGATTTATCTTGATTTTTCCGCCTATTCCGACATGGCAATCGGTATGGGACTTATGGTTGGTTTTCACTACGATGAAAACTTTAATTACCCTTACATCTCCGGTTCCATCAAAGAATTCTGGAACAGATGGCATATTTCCCTCGGAACTTTCTTCCGTGATTATGTCTATATTCCACTCGGCGGAAACCGGAAAGGTGCCCGCAGACGTACCATCAACCTTCTGATTGTCTGGAGTCTTACCGGATTCTGGCACGGAGCAAGCTGGAACTTCATTTTCTGGGGACTGTACTTCTTCCTGTTTATCTACATGGAGAACACCTTCCTTCTGGAAAAACTTTCCCACCTTCCGCGTTTTGTAAGCCATCTGTATGCCATGATCGTGGTTTACTTCGGCTGGGTATTGTTCCGTTGCGAATCCCTGGGTAATCTGGGAACGATCCTGAAAGGAATGTTTGGTCTGAACCACAACGGTTTTATCGATCTTTCGACCTCCGTTCTTTTCCAGAACAATCTGTATCTGCTGATTTTCTGTATTATCGCTTCCACACCGTTACTGAAAAATATCGGCACTTATATCAAACGCCTTGACCTTGTGCATTATCGGATTCCTTATCTGACCTACGCATACGAGATCGTAATACCTCCTGTATTGCTGATTCTCTCACTCCTGGCACTGGTCGGAAACAGTTACAATCCGTTTTTATATTTCCA is part of the Blautia faecicola genome and encodes:
- a CDS encoding ParA family protein, which produces MGRAIAIANQKGGVGKSTTAINLSSCLGAMGQKVLTIDLDPQGNTTSGLGVDKDETENTVYELLLGECEVEDCLQKLEFEGVSLIPSNVNLAGAEIELISIEDKEYILQNKISKIRDQFDFIIIDCPPSLNMLTINAMTTANTVLVPIQCEYYALEGLSQLMHTIELVQERLNQDLEMEGVVFTMYDARTNLSLQVVENVKNNLNQTIYKTIIPRNVRLAEAPSHGLPINYYDARSTGAESYQLLAEEVIHRGDEEWQ
- a CDS encoding MBOAT family O-acyltransferase, which translates into the protein MVFSSLFFVFFFLALNLIAYHFADGIKRKNMVLLGFSLVFYAWGGPKYLLLLLSMVFASWIFALLIDQYRESGRSKLFLICDCVFMLGLLCIFKYLTFFSSITNTIFHFPKEIPQIALPIGISFYTFQLLSYVIDVYREEVEPQRKFVNLLLYASLFHQCIAGPIVRYQLVADEIENRKVKMDELYKGIKRFTIGLAKKAILANGCATVADTLVPTLASDIAEIPAAGLWIGMLFYALQIYLDFSAYSDMAIGMGLMVGFHYDENFNYPYISGSIKEFWNRWHISLGTFFRDYVYIPLGGNRKGARRRTINLLIVWSLTGFWHGASWNFIFWGLYFFLFIYMENTFLLEKLSHLPRFVSHLYAMIVVYFGWVLFRCESLGNLGTILKGMFGLNHNGFIDLSTSVLFQNNLYLLIFCIIASTPLLKNIGTYIKRLDLVHYRIPYLTYAYEIVIPPVLLILSLLALVGNSYNPFLYFQF